In Streptomyces sp. NBC_01551, one DNA window encodes the following:
- the ileS gene encoding isoleucine--tRNA ligase yields the protein MTTPPQYRPVPAQVDLPALEHAVLDFWRESKTFAKTLEQSEGRPEWVFYEGPPTANGMPGAHHIEARVFKDVFPRFRTMRGYHVARKAGWDCHGLPVELAVEKELGFNGKQDIEAYGIAEFNAKCRESVTRHTDAFTELTTRMGYWVDLDDAYRTMDPEYVESVWWSLKEIFNKGLLTQDHRVAPWCPRCGTGLSDHELAQGYETVVDPSVYVRFPLTSGPLAGEAALLVWTTTPWTLVSNTAVAAHPEVTYVVATNGEEKLVVAQPLLEKSLGEGWEATGQTFTGKEMERWTYQRPFDLVEFPAPAHYVVNAEYVTTEDGTGLVHQSPAFGADDLAVCRAYGLPVVNPVRPDGTFEEEVPLVGGVFFKKADEKLTADLDARGLLFKHIAYEHSYPHCWRCHTALLYYAQPSWYIRTTAVKDAMLRENEKTNWFPDSVKQGRFGDWLNNNIDWALSRNRYWGTPLPIWRCEENHLTCVGSRAELGELSGRDQSALDPHRPYIDDVTFTCTAEGCSLEAVRVPEVIDAWYDSGSMPFAQWGYPHKNKEIFEKRYPAQFISEAIDQTRGWFYTLMAVGTLVFDKSSYENVVCLGHILAEDGRKMSKHLGNTLEPIQLMDQHGADAVRWFMAAGGSPWAARRVGHGTIQEVVRKTLLTYWNTVAFQALYARTSNWAPSAADPAPADRTVLDRWLLSELHTLVAEVTEAMESYDTQRAGKLLSSFVDDLSNWYVRRSRRRFWQGDASALRTLHDVVETVTRLMAPLTPFITERVWQDMIVPVTPDVPESVHLSSWPESDASAIDPTLSQQMLLVRRLVELGRATRAESGVKTRQPLSRALVGATGFDALSADLQAQITEELNVSSLASLSEVGGSLVDTTAKANFRALGKRFGKGVQDVAKAVAAADAAALSLALRSGSAEVLVDGSPVTLTPEEVIITETPREGWSVASDSGATVALDLEITPELRLAGLARDAIRLIQEARKNSGLDVADRIALRWSASDPELVTALTDHAALIADEVLATDFAAGDADADAGYGDPFTDAPLGLTFRLRKA from the coding sequence ATGACCACACCGCCGCAGTACCGCCCGGTACCCGCCCAGGTCGACCTGCCTGCCCTTGAGCACGCCGTCCTCGACTTCTGGCGCGAGAGCAAGACCTTCGCCAAGACCCTGGAGCAGTCCGAGGGACGCCCCGAGTGGGTCTTCTACGAGGGCCCGCCGACCGCGAACGGCATGCCCGGCGCCCACCACATCGAGGCCCGCGTCTTCAAGGACGTCTTCCCCCGGTTCCGCACCATGCGCGGCTACCACGTCGCCCGCAAGGCCGGCTGGGACTGCCACGGCCTGCCCGTCGAGCTCGCCGTCGAGAAGGAGCTCGGCTTCAACGGCAAGCAGGACATCGAGGCGTACGGCATCGCCGAGTTCAACGCCAAGTGCCGCGAGTCCGTGACCCGCCACACCGACGCGTTCACCGAGCTCACGACCCGGATGGGCTACTGGGTCGACCTGGACGACGCGTACCGGACCATGGACCCCGAGTACGTCGAGTCCGTGTGGTGGTCGCTGAAGGAGATCTTCAACAAGGGCCTGCTCACCCAGGACCACCGCGTCGCCCCCTGGTGCCCCCGCTGCGGCACCGGCCTCTCGGACCACGAGCTGGCGCAGGGCTACGAGACGGTCGTCGACCCCTCCGTCTACGTCCGCTTCCCGCTGACCTCCGGCCCGCTGGCCGGCGAGGCGGCGCTGCTGGTCTGGACGACGACCCCGTGGACCCTGGTGTCCAACACCGCGGTCGCCGCGCACCCCGAGGTCACCTACGTGGTCGCCACGAACGGTGAGGAGAAGCTGGTCGTCGCCCAGCCGCTGCTGGAGAAGTCCCTGGGCGAGGGCTGGGAGGCCACCGGCCAGACCTTCACGGGCAAGGAGATGGAGCGCTGGACGTACCAGCGTCCCTTCGACCTGGTGGAGTTCCCCGCTCCGGCCCACTACGTCGTGAACGCCGAGTACGTCACGACCGAGGACGGCACCGGTCTGGTCCACCAGTCCCCCGCCTTCGGCGCCGACGACCTCGCGGTCTGCCGCGCGTACGGCCTGCCCGTCGTGAACCCGGTCCGCCCCGACGGCACCTTCGAGGAGGAGGTCCCGCTCGTCGGCGGCGTCTTCTTCAAGAAGGCCGACGAGAAGCTGACCGCCGACCTCGACGCGCGCGGCCTGCTCTTCAAGCACATCGCCTACGAGCACAGCTACCCGCACTGCTGGCGCTGCCACACGGCCCTGCTCTACTACGCGCAGCCGTCCTGGTACATCCGCACCACCGCCGTCAAGGACGCGATGCTGCGGGAGAACGAGAAGACCAACTGGTTCCCGGACTCGGTCAAGCAGGGCCGCTTCGGCGACTGGCTGAACAACAACATCGACTGGGCGCTGTCCCGCAACCGCTACTGGGGCACCCCGCTGCCGATCTGGCGCTGCGAGGAGAACCACCTCACCTGCGTCGGCTCCCGCGCGGAGCTGGGCGAGCTGTCGGGCCGGGACCAGTCGGCCCTGGACCCGCACCGCCCGTACATCGACGACGTGACCTTCACCTGCACCGCCGAGGGCTGCTCCCTCGAAGCGGTCCGCGTGCCGGAGGTCATCGACGCCTGGTACGACTCGGGCTCGATGCCGTTCGCGCAGTGGGGCTACCCGCACAAGAACAAGGAGATCTTCGAGAAGCGCTACCCGGCGCAGTTCATCTCGGAGGCGATCGACCAGACGCGCGGGTGGTTCTACACGCTGATGGCGGTCGGCACCCTGGTCTTCGACAAGTCCTCCTACGAGAACGTGGTCTGCCTGGGCCACATCCTCGCCGAGGACGGCCGCAAGATGTCCAAGCACCTGGGCAACACCCTCGAGCCGATCCAGCTTATGGATCAGCACGGCGCGGACGCGGTCCGCTGGTTCATGGCGGCCGGCGGCTCCCCGTGGGCGGCGCGGCGCGTGGGCCACGGCACGATCCAGGAGGTGGTCCGCAAGACCCTCCTCACGTACTGGAACACGGTCGCCTTCCAGGCGCTGTACGCCCGTACGTCGAACTGGGCCCCCTCCGCGGCCGACCCGGCCCCGGCGGACCGCACGGTCCTGGACCGCTGGCTCCTGTCCGAGCTCCACACCCTGGTGGCCGAGGTCACCGAGGCGATGGAGTCGTACGACACCCAGCGCGCCGGCAAGCTCCTGTCCTCCTTCGTGGACGACCTCTCCAACTGGTACGTCCGCCGTTCGCGGCGCCGGTTCTGGCAGGGCGACGCCTCGGCGCTGCGCACGCTGCACGACGTGGTCGAGACGGTGACCCGCCTCATGGCCCCGCTCACCCCCTTCATCACGGAGCGGGTCTGGCAGGACATGATCGTCCCGGTGACCCCGGACGTCCCGGAGTCGGTGCACCTGTCGTCGTGGCCGGAGTCGGACGCCTCGGCGATCGACCCGACCCTCTCGCAGCAGATGCTGCTGGTACGCCGCCTCGTGGAGCTGGGCCGCGCCACCCGCGCGGAGTCGGGCGTGAAGACCCGCCAGCCGCTCTCCCGGGCCCTGGTCGGCGCGACGGGCTTCGACGCGTTGTCGGCGGACCTCCAGGCCCAGATCACGGAGGAGCTGAACGTGTCCTCCCTGGCCTCGCTCTCCGAGGTCGGCGGGTCCCTGGTGGACACGACGGCGAAGGCGAACTTCCGGGCGCTGGGCAAGCGGTTCGGCAAGGGCGTGCAGGACGTCGCCAAGGCTGTGGCCGCGGCCGACGCGGCGGCGCTCTCCCTGGCCCTGCGGTCCGGCTCGGCCGAGGTGCTGGTGGACGGCTCGCCGGTCACCCTCACCCCGGAGGAGGTCATCATCACGGAGACCCCGCGCGAGGGCTGGTCGGTGGCGTCCGACTCGGGCGCGACGGTGGCCCTGGACCTGGAGATCACCCCGGAGCTGCGGCTGGCGGGCCTGGCGCGTGACGCGATCCGGCTGATCCAGGAGGCCCGGAAGAACTCCGGCCTGGACGTCGCGGACCGGATCGCCCTGCGCTGGTCCGCGTCGGACCCGGAGCTGGTGACGGCCCTGACGGACCACGCGGCGCTGATCGCGGACGAGGTCCTGGCGACCGACTTCGCCGCCGGCGACGCGGACGCGGACGCCGGCTACGGCGACCCCTTCACGGACGCCCCGCTGGGCCTGACCTTCCGCCTCCGCAAGGCGTAG
- a CDS encoding DivIVA domain-containing protein, translated as MPLTPEDVRNKQFTTVRLREGYDEDEVDAFLDEVESELTRLLRENEDLRAKLAAATRAAAQNQQQQGMRKPEPQDQRGPGAPVPAAISGPPQQQQPQMGPPQLPGGQPQLPAGPGGHGPQGPGPMGGPMQQHTMGGQPGMQQGMPQQGMPQQSMGGQNQLGQPMGQQMQPMGQQMQPMGQPMQQQMQQPQLPQQGPGGDSAARVLSLAQQTADQAIAEARSEANKIVGEARSRAEGLERDARAKADALERDAQEKHRVAMGSLESARATLERKVEDLRGFEREYRTRLKSYLESQLRQLETQADDSLAPPRNPAGPALPPSPTPSMAPAGAMGHSMGGPSPMGGPSPMGGPSPMGAGPSYGGQQQMSPAMTQPMAPVRPAAPQPMQAPSPMRGFLIDEDDN; from the coding sequence ATGCCGCTGACTCCCGAGGACGTGCGGAACAAGCAGTTCACGACCGTCCGCCTTCGAGAAGGCTATGACGAGGACGAGGTCGATGCCTTCCTCGACGAGGTCGAGTCCGAACTGACGCGCCTGCTGCGCGAGAACGAGGACCTGCGCGCCAAGCTGGCGGCCGCCACGCGCGCCGCCGCGCAGAACCAGCAGCAGCAGGGCATGCGCAAGCCGGAACCCCAGGACCAGCGCGGCCCCGGCGCCCCCGTGCCCGCGGCCATATCCGGCCCGCCGCAGCAGCAGCAGCCGCAGATGGGCCCGCCCCAGCTGCCCGGCGGCCAGCCGCAGCTTCCCGCCGGCCCCGGCGGACACGGACCGCAGGGTCCGGGCCCGATGGGTGGCCCCATGCAGCAGCACACCATGGGCGGCCAGCCCGGTATGCAGCAGGGGATGCCGCAGCAGGGCATGCCGCAGCAGTCCATGGGCGGCCAGAACCAGCTCGGCCAGCCGATGGGCCAGCAGATGCAGCCGATGGGGCAGCAGATGCAGCCCATGGGCCAGCCCATGCAGCAGCAGATGCAGCAGCCGCAGCTCCCGCAGCAGGGCCCCGGTGGCGACAGCGCCGCCCGCGTCCTGTCGCTCGCGCAGCAGACCGCCGACCAGGCGATCGCGGAGGCCCGTTCCGAGGCCAACAAGATCGTCGGCGAGGCGCGCAGCCGTGCCGAGGGTCTGGAGCGGGACGCCCGCGCCAAGGCCGACGCGCTGGAGCGGGACGCGCAGGAGAAGCACCGCGTCGCGATGGGCTCGCTGGAGTCCGCCCGCGCCACGCTGGAGCGCAAGGTCGAGGACCTGCGGGGCTTCGAGCGTGAGTACCGTACGCGTCTGAAGTCCTACCTGGAGTCGCAGCTGCGTCAGCTGGAGACCCAGGCCGACGACTCCCTGGCCCCGCCGCGGAACCCGGCCGGCCCGGCGCTGCCGCCGTCGCCGACCCCGTCGATGGCTCCGGCCGGTGCGATGGGGCACTCCATGGGCGGCCCGTCGCCGATGGGTGGTCCGTCCCCGATGGGTGGCCCGTCGCCGATGGGCGCCGGTCCCTCCTACGGTGGCCAGCAGCAGATGTCCCCGGCGATGACCCAGCCGATGGCTCCGGTCCGGCCGGCCGCGCCGCAGCCGATGCAGGCGCCCTCGCCGATGCGGGGCTTCCTGATCGACGAGGACGACAACTAA
- a CDS encoding YggT family protein, which yields MGVALQVVYIALMCFLIVLIFRLVMDYVFQFARSWTPGKAMVVVLEATYTLTDPPLKLLRRFIPPLRLGGVALDLSFFVLMIIVYILISFVSTAARSV from the coding sequence ATGGGTGTCGCACTGCAGGTCGTCTACATCGCGCTGATGTGCTTCCTCATCGTGCTGATCTTCCGACTGGTCATGGACTACGTGTTCCAGTTCGCACGTTCATGGACACCCGGCAAGGCGATGGTGGTCGTTCTGGAGGCCACCTACACTCTTACCGATCCACCGCTCAAGCTTCTCCGGCGGTTCATCCCGCCGTTGCGTCTCGGGGGCGTGGCACTCGACCTGTCCTTCTTCGTTCTGATGATCATCGTTTACATCCTCATCAGTTTCGTGAGCACCGCTGCGAGAAGCGTGTGA
- a CDS encoding cell division protein SepF, translating into MAGAMRKMAVYLGLVEDDRYDNPGYDPDDEFEPEPEPERDRRRQQPVHQSPVSDEPVRVAQPPAQREPTPMPVESGRPARIAPVASITPDRTNLEKNAPVIMPKVVSEREPYRITTLHPRTYNEARTIGEHFREGTPVIMNLTEMDDTDAKRLVDFAAGLVFGLHGSIERVTQKVFLLSPANVDVTAEDKARIAEGGFFNQS; encoded by the coding sequence ATGGCCGGCGCGATGCGCAAGATGGCGGTCTACCTCGGCCTCGTGGAGGACGACCGGTACGACAACCCGGGGTACGACCCCGACGACGAGTTCGAGCCCGAGCCGGAACCGGAGCGGGATCGCCGGCGACAGCAGCCCGTGCACCAATCGCCCGTATCGGACGAACCGGTACGAGTCGCACAGCCCCCCGCGCAACGGGAACCCACCCCGATGCCGGTGGAAAGCGGACGTCCGGCACGAATCGCCCCCGTGGCATCCATCACACCTGACCGCACCAACCTGGAGAAGAACGCCCCCGTGATCATGCCCAAGGTCGTCTCCGAGCGGGAGCCGTACCGCATCACGACGCTGCACCCGCGGACGTACAACGAGGCCCGTACCATCGGGGAACACTTCCGTGAGGGCACTCCGGTGATCATGAATCTCACGGAGATGGACGACACTGACGCGAAGCGTCTTGTCGACTTCGCCGCCGGCCTCGTGTTCGGCCTGCACGGCAGCATTGAACGCGTGACACAGAAGGTGTTCCTGCTGTCGCCTGCTAACGTCGATGTCACGGCGGAGGACAAGGCCCGCATCGCGGAGGGCGGGTTCTTCAACCAAAGCTAG
- a CDS encoding YggS family pyridoxal phosphate-dependent enzyme → MTDRKSELAENLARVEERISSACAAAGREREEVTLIVVTKTYPASDVRLLAELGVRHVAENRDQDAAPKAAACADLPLSWHFVGQLQTNKVRSVAGYAHVVQSVDRPRLVTALSAAAEGAGRELGCLVQIALDAESGERGTRGGAAPEQLPELADLVAAAPGLRIDGVMTVAPLAGPYAGREQAAFERLVELSSRLRADHPAATMVSAGMSADLEQAVAAGATHVRVGTAVLGARPRLG, encoded by the coding sequence ATGACGGATCGTAAGTCGGAACTCGCGGAGAACCTGGCGCGGGTGGAGGAACGCATCTCGTCCGCCTGCGCGGCCGCGGGACGCGAACGGGAGGAGGTGACCCTCATCGTGGTCACCAAGACCTACCCCGCGAGCGACGTACGACTGCTGGCGGAGCTGGGTGTCCGTCATGTTGCGGAAAATCGCGACCAGGATGCCGCCCCCAAGGCCGCGGCCTGCGCGGATCTGCCGCTCAGCTGGCACTTCGTGGGCCAGTTGCAGACGAACAAAGTCCGTTCCGTGGCGGGATACGCGCATGTGGTGCAGTCCGTGGACCGGCCCCGGCTCGTCACCGCGCTCTCGGCGGCCGCGGAGGGAGCCGGGCGCGAACTCGGCTGCCTCGTGCAGATCGCGCTCGACGCCGAGTCGGGCGAGCGCGGGACCCGCGGGGGCGCGGCGCCCGAGCAGCTCCCGGAGCTGGCGGACCTCGTGGCCGCGGCCCCGGGACTGCGGATCGACGGCGTGATGACCGTCGCCCCGCTGGCCGGTCCGTACGCGGGCCGCGAACAGGCCGCTTTCGAGCGGCTGGTGGAATTGTCATCCCGCCTGCGCGCGGACCATCCGGCTGCCACGATGGTGTCGGCAGGGATGAGCGCAGACCTGGAACAGGCCGTTGCGGCCGGTGCGACACATGTACGCGTCGGCACTGCGGTACTCGGCGCGAGACCCCGGCTCGGGTAA